A genome region from Euphorbia lathyris chromosome 4, ddEupLath1.1, whole genome shotgun sequence includes the following:
- the LOC136227243 gene encoding cucumisin-like codes for MSFISGASDFLLHSYHRSFNGFVAKLTEGEKLKLEGKDGVVSVFASRKKQLQTTRSWDFMGFPQTVTRSTYESDVIIGMFDTGIWPESASFNDDGFGPPPTKWKGTCQGNSNFTCNNKVVGARYYHSERELLTGEIASPRDTRGHGTHTASIAAGGIVEKASFLGIASGAARGGVPSARIAVYKICWLDGCSDADILAAFDDAIADGVDIISLSVGLTPVNYLKDTIAIGAFHAMKNGILTSTSAGNQGPSSETILNFAPWTLSVAASTIDRNFISKVKLGNGAIYEGRTINAFDMENTMYPIIYGGDAPNATDRENQELSMFCTPGSLNKTLVEGKIVICDDELARTEGAKNAGAVGSILRFGFNRIAEIYDLPASVISISDQADILKYLESNSEPTATILKSTEYKDELAPSVASFSSRGPNPITRDIIKPDLTAPGVNILAAWTEAAPTLGSDIIPFFMISGTSMSCPHVSAAAAYVKSFHPTWSPDAIKSALMTTAYTMNADTNPDAEFGYGSGHINPAKAADPGLVYDAGEIDYVKFLCGHGYSNKQLQIITGDDSTCSGGANATVWDLNYPSFALSTKYKESITRTFHRTVTNVGSARSSYKAIVNAPAGLQTQVEPAVLSFKSVGEKQSFVVTIKATMIKPMISGSLVWDNGFHKVRSPIVAHITNF; via the exons ATGTCATTTATTAGTGGTGCATCAGACTTCTTGCTCCATAGCTACCACAGGAGCTTCAATGGATTTGTTGCCAAGTTGACTGAAGGGGAGAAGCTGAAACTAGAAG GCAAGGATGGTGTAGTTTCTGTGTTCGCAAGTAGAAAGAAGCAACTCCAAACAACAAGGTCCTGGGATTTTATGGGTTTCCCCCAGACTGTAACAAGATCAACTTATGAAAGTGATGTCATCATTGGAATGTTTGATACAGGAATTTGGCCTGAATCTGCAAGTTTCAATGATGACGGATTTGGTCCACCTCCAACCAAATGGAAGGGAACTTGCCAAGGAAACTCAAATTTTACTTGCAACAA CAAAGTGGTCGGAGCTCGATACTATCATAGTGAAAGAGAACTACTTACAGGAGAAATTGCATCACCAAGGGATACAAGAGGGCATGGGACTCACACTGCATCAATAGCAGCAGGAGGCATTGTCGAAAAGGCAAGCTTTCTAGGCATTGCCTCAGGGGCAGCTCGAGGAGGTGTTCCTTCTGCCCGAATTGCTGTTTACAAGATATGTTGGCTTGATGGCTGTTCAGATGCTGACATTCTTGCAGCATTTGATGATGCTATTGCTGATGGAGTCGATATAATCTCTCTTTCGGTTGGTCTCACGCCTGTGAACTATTTGAAGGATACTATTGCTATTGGAGCTTTCCATGCCATGAAGAATGGTATCCTCACATCAACTTCTGCTGGGAATCAAGGTCCATCATCTGAAACAATCCTAAATTTTGCACCTTGGACCCTCTCTGTTGCTGCTAGTACCATTGATAGAAATTTCATAAGCAAGGTGAAGCTAGGTAATGGAGCAATTTATGAG GGCCGCACCATCAATGCATTCGACATGGAGAATACTATGTATCCAATCATTTACGGCGGAGATGCACCAAACGCAACTGACAGAGAAAATCAGGAACTTTCAAT GTTTTGCACTCCAGGAAGTTTGAATAAGACTTTGGTTGAAGGCAAAATTGTTATATGTGATGATGAGTTAGCGAGAACAGAAGGTGCTAAAAATGCTGGTGCAGTTGGCTCTATATTGAGATTTGGATTCAACCGTATCGCTGAAATTTATGATTTACCAGCTTCTGTAATAAGCATAAGTGATCAAGCTGACATATTGAAGTACTTGGAATCTAATAG TGAGCCAACTGCAACAATATTGAAGAGCACTGAATATAAGGATGAATTAGCCCCATCTGTGGCTAGCTTTTCTTCAAGGGGACCTAATCCAATAACAAGGGACATTATCAAA CCAGATCTGACAGCTCCCGGGGTGAACATTCTAGCAGCATGGACAGAAGCTGCTCCTACATTGGGATCAGATATTATTCCATTCTTTATGATATCTGGCACATCCATGTCTTGCCCGCACGTGTCTGCTGCAGCTGCTTATGTCAAGTCATTTCACCCAACTTGGTCTCCTGATGCCATCAAGTCTGCTCTAATGACAACAG CTTACACCATGAATGCTGATACCAACCCGGATGCAGAATTTGGTTACGGGTCAGGTCATATTAATCCTGCGAAAGCAGCTGACCCCGGATTAGTATATGATGCTGGAGAGATTGATTATGTTAAATTTCTATGTGGGCATGGATATAGCAATAAACAGCTACAGATTATTACAGGAGATGATAGCACATGCTCGGGAGGAGCAAATGCAACTGTATGGGATCTGAATTACCCTTCTTTTGCTCTGTCTACCAAATATAAGGAATCAATAACCCGAACCTTTCATCGAACTGTGACAAATGTTGGATCAGCAAGATCTTCTTATAAGGCCATAGTAAATGCTCCTGCAGGACTTCAAACTCAAGTTGAACCAGCAGTTCTTTCCTTCAAATCTGTTGGGGAGAAGCAATCTTTTGTTGTGACAATTAAAGCTACCATGATTAAACCTATGATCTCTGGTTCTTTAGTTTGGGATAATGGATTCCATAAAGTGAGAAGTCCTATAGTGGCACATATTACCAATTTCTGA
- the LOC136226883 gene encoding cucumisin-like isoform X1 encodes MQAHVVYMGDRPKGEFSATEFHTNILQEVAGSGSANLLIRSYHRSFNGFVARLTEEEKQKLEGMKSVVSVFPSEKKKLLTTRSWDFMGFPLNLTRSTYGSDVIIGMLDSGIWPESESFNDKGYGPPPTKWKGTCNGNSNFTCNNKVIGAQYYHSEGEILPGQFASPRDSGGHGTHTASTAGGSIVNKASLLGIAQGTARGGLPSARISVYKICWSGGCSDADILAAFDDAIADGVDIISLSIGGWPLDYFGDSMAIGAFHAMKNGILTSNAAGNGGPLPETLANFAPWVLSIAASTIDRKFVTKVKLGNGAIYKGLSVNTFDLWKTMYPIIYGGDAPNMTNGEDSYSSRLCKENYLNKTLVEGKIVLCDAPESDGAIDAGAVGSIMQNGVFKDMAFTFALPATVLSMSDGSDILEYLKSTSEPTATIFKTIEYDNELAPTVATFSSRGPNPVTRDIIKPDLTAPGMNILAAWTEASNLTRSKTDNRIVPYNIISGTSMACPHASGAAAFVKSFHPTWSPDAIKSALMTTAYPMSSDTNPDAEFGYGSGHINPAKAADPGLIYDAGEIDYVKFLCGQGYSNEMLQLVTGDDYTCSEETKGTVWDLNYPSFAVSTEYEKSVTRIFHRTVTNVGAAKSSYKAVINAPEGLKIEVQPDVLSFESIGEKKSFVVTVEATMIKPMISGSLVWDGGKYQVRSPIVAHITYP; translated from the exons atgcAGGCACATGTTGTATATATGGGTGACCGTCCCAAGGGTGAATTTTCTGCAACAGAATTTCACACCAACATTCTACAAGAAGTTGCTGGAAG TGGTTCAGCAAATCTCTTGATCCGGAGCTATCACAGGAGCTTCAATGGCTTTGTTGCTAGATTGACTGAAGAAGAGAAGCAGAAACTGGAAG gcATGAAAAGTGTTGTTTCTGTGTTCCCTAGTGAAAAGAAGAAACTCCTTACAACAAGATCCTGGGATTTTATGGGTTTTCCCCTAAATCTTACAAGATCAACTTATGGAAGTGACGTCATTATTGGAATGCTTGACTCAGGAATTTGGCCTGAATCTGAAAGTTTCAATGACAAAGGATATGGTCCTCCTCCAACTAAATGGAAAGGAACTTGTAATGGAAACTCCAACTTCACTTGCAACAA CAAAGTGATTGGAGCTCAATACTACCATAGTGAAGGAGAAATACTTCCTGGGCAGTTTGCTTCGCCAAGGGATTCTGGAGGACATGGGACTCACACAGCATCAACAGCAGGAGGAAGCATTGTTAATAAGGCAAGCTTACTCGGAATTGCTCAAGGGACAGCTCGAGGAGGCCTTCCTTCAGCTCGAATTTCTGTGTACAAAATATGTTGGTCTGGTGGCTGTTCAGATGCTGACATTCTCGCAGCGTTCGATGATGCTATTGCTGATGGAGTCGACATAATATCTCTTTCAATTGGAGGCTGGCCTTTGGACTATTTCGGAGATTCAATGGCTATCGGAGCTTTCCATGCTATGAAAAACGGTATACTTACATCAAATGCTGCTGGGAATGGAGGTCCTTTACCTGAAACACTAGCAAATTTTGCACCTTGGGTTCTATCTATTGCTGCTAGCACTATAGACAGGAAGTTTGTAACCAAAGTAAAGCTAGGTAATGGAGCAATTTACAAG GGACTCTCCGTAAATACTTTCGATCTCTGGAAAACTATGTATCCTATTATATATGGTGGAGATGCACCGAACATGACCAATGGAGAGGATTCGTATTCTTCAAG GTTGTGCAAAGAAAATTATTTGAACAAGACTTTGGTGGAAGGAAAAATTGTTCTTTGTGATGCTCCTGAAAGTGATGGGGCGATAGATGCTGGGGCTGTTGGTTCCATAATGCAAAATGGGGTTTTCAAAGATATGGCATTTACTTTTGCTTTACCTGCTACTGTGTTAAGCATGAGTGATGGATCTGATATTTTGGAGTACCTAAAATCTACAAG TGAACCAACCGCAACAATATTTAAGACAATCGAATATGATAACGAACTAGCCCCAACTGTGGCTACCTTTTCTTCAAGAGGACCTAATCCGGTAACAAGGGACATCATCAAG CCTGACCTGACAGCTCCTGGAATGAACATTTTAGCAGCATGGACAGAAGCTTCTAATCTAACACGATCCAAAACAGATAACAGAATCGTTCCTTACAACATAATCTCCGGCACATCCATGGCTTGCCCGCACGCATCTGGTGCAGCAGCCTTCGTGAAGTCATTTCACCCGACTTGGTCTCCTGATGCTATAAAATCTGCTCTAATGACAACAGCTTATCCAATGAGTTCCGACACGAATCCTGATGCAGAGTTTGGTTATGGATCAGGCCATATAAATCCTGCAAAGGCAGCTGACCCGGGTTTGATTTATGATGCTGGAGAGATTGATTATGTTAAGTTCCTATGCGGGCAAGGATATAGCAACGAAATGCTACAACTTGTTACAGGCGATGATTATACATGTTCTGAAGAAACAAAGGGAACTGTGTGGGATCTGAATTACCCTTCTTTCGCTGTGTCTACAGAGTATGAGAAATCGGTAACTCGGATCTTTCACCGAACTGTAACTAATGTTGGAGCAGCTAAATCAAGTTATAAGGCTGTTATAAATGCTCCGGAAGGactaaaaattgaagttcaaccAGATGTTCTTTCGTTCGAGTCCATTGGGGAGAAGAAATCATTTGTTGTGACTGTTGAAGCTACCATGATTAAACCTATGATTTCTGGTTCTTTGGTTTGGGATGGTGGAAAGTATCAAGTGAGAAGTCCTATAGTTGCACATATTACATATCCTTGA
- the LOC136226883 gene encoding cucumisin-like isoform X2: MGDRPKGEFSATEFHTNILQEVAGSGSANLLIRSYHRSFNGFVARLTEEEKQKLEGMKSVVSVFPSEKKKLLTTRSWDFMGFPLNLTRSTYGSDVIIGMLDSGIWPESESFNDKGYGPPPTKWKGTCNGNSNFTCNNKVIGAQYYHSEGEILPGQFASPRDSGGHGTHTASTAGGSIVNKASLLGIAQGTARGGLPSARISVYKICWSGGCSDADILAAFDDAIADGVDIISLSIGGWPLDYFGDSMAIGAFHAMKNGILTSNAAGNGGPLPETLANFAPWVLSIAASTIDRKFVTKVKLGNGAIYKGLSVNTFDLWKTMYPIIYGGDAPNMTNGEDSYSSRLCKENYLNKTLVEGKIVLCDAPESDGAIDAGAVGSIMQNGVFKDMAFTFALPATVLSMSDGSDILEYLKSTSEPTATIFKTIEYDNELAPTVATFSSRGPNPVTRDIIKPDLTAPGMNILAAWTEASNLTRSKTDNRIVPYNIISGTSMACPHASGAAAFVKSFHPTWSPDAIKSALMTTAYPMSSDTNPDAEFGYGSGHINPAKAADPGLIYDAGEIDYVKFLCGQGYSNEMLQLVTGDDYTCSEETKGTVWDLNYPSFAVSTEYEKSVTRIFHRTVTNVGAAKSSYKAVINAPEGLKIEVQPDVLSFESIGEKKSFVVTVEATMIKPMISGSLVWDGGKYQVRSPIVAHITYP, translated from the exons ATGGGTGACCGTCCCAAGGGTGAATTTTCTGCAACAGAATTTCACACCAACATTCTACAAGAAGTTGCTGGAAG TGGTTCAGCAAATCTCTTGATCCGGAGCTATCACAGGAGCTTCAATGGCTTTGTTGCTAGATTGACTGAAGAAGAGAAGCAGAAACTGGAAG gcATGAAAAGTGTTGTTTCTGTGTTCCCTAGTGAAAAGAAGAAACTCCTTACAACAAGATCCTGGGATTTTATGGGTTTTCCCCTAAATCTTACAAGATCAACTTATGGAAGTGACGTCATTATTGGAATGCTTGACTCAGGAATTTGGCCTGAATCTGAAAGTTTCAATGACAAAGGATATGGTCCTCCTCCAACTAAATGGAAAGGAACTTGTAATGGAAACTCCAACTTCACTTGCAACAA CAAAGTGATTGGAGCTCAATACTACCATAGTGAAGGAGAAATACTTCCTGGGCAGTTTGCTTCGCCAAGGGATTCTGGAGGACATGGGACTCACACAGCATCAACAGCAGGAGGAAGCATTGTTAATAAGGCAAGCTTACTCGGAATTGCTCAAGGGACAGCTCGAGGAGGCCTTCCTTCAGCTCGAATTTCTGTGTACAAAATATGTTGGTCTGGTGGCTGTTCAGATGCTGACATTCTCGCAGCGTTCGATGATGCTATTGCTGATGGAGTCGACATAATATCTCTTTCAATTGGAGGCTGGCCTTTGGACTATTTCGGAGATTCAATGGCTATCGGAGCTTTCCATGCTATGAAAAACGGTATACTTACATCAAATGCTGCTGGGAATGGAGGTCCTTTACCTGAAACACTAGCAAATTTTGCACCTTGGGTTCTATCTATTGCTGCTAGCACTATAGACAGGAAGTTTGTAACCAAAGTAAAGCTAGGTAATGGAGCAATTTACAAG GGACTCTCCGTAAATACTTTCGATCTCTGGAAAACTATGTATCCTATTATATATGGTGGAGATGCACCGAACATGACCAATGGAGAGGATTCGTATTCTTCAAG GTTGTGCAAAGAAAATTATTTGAACAAGACTTTGGTGGAAGGAAAAATTGTTCTTTGTGATGCTCCTGAAAGTGATGGGGCGATAGATGCTGGGGCTGTTGGTTCCATAATGCAAAATGGGGTTTTCAAAGATATGGCATTTACTTTTGCTTTACCTGCTACTGTGTTAAGCATGAGTGATGGATCTGATATTTTGGAGTACCTAAAATCTACAAG TGAACCAACCGCAACAATATTTAAGACAATCGAATATGATAACGAACTAGCCCCAACTGTGGCTACCTTTTCTTCAAGAGGACCTAATCCGGTAACAAGGGACATCATCAAG CCTGACCTGACAGCTCCTGGAATGAACATTTTAGCAGCATGGACAGAAGCTTCTAATCTAACACGATCCAAAACAGATAACAGAATCGTTCCTTACAACATAATCTCCGGCACATCCATGGCTTGCCCGCACGCATCTGGTGCAGCAGCCTTCGTGAAGTCATTTCACCCGACTTGGTCTCCTGATGCTATAAAATCTGCTCTAATGACAACAGCTTATCCAATGAGTTCCGACACGAATCCTGATGCAGAGTTTGGTTATGGATCAGGCCATATAAATCCTGCAAAGGCAGCTGACCCGGGTTTGATTTATGATGCTGGAGAGATTGATTATGTTAAGTTCCTATGCGGGCAAGGATATAGCAACGAAATGCTACAACTTGTTACAGGCGATGATTATACATGTTCTGAAGAAACAAAGGGAACTGTGTGGGATCTGAATTACCCTTCTTTCGCTGTGTCTACAGAGTATGAGAAATCGGTAACTCGGATCTTTCACCGAACTGTAACTAATGTTGGAGCAGCTAAATCAAGTTATAAGGCTGTTATAAATGCTCCGGAAGGactaaaaattgaagttcaaccAGATGTTCTTTCGTTCGAGTCCATTGGGGAGAAGAAATCATTTGTTGTGACTGTTGAAGCTACCATGATTAAACCTATGATTTCTGGTTCTTTGGTTTGGGATGGTGGAAAGTATCAAGTGAGAAGTCCTATAGTTGCACATATTACATATCCTTGA